The window CTTTGGCGAACGTGCCTGGGTGCCATCTGAAGAATTGCGGCAGCGCATTCGTGAGGTTTTTGGCTTGACAGAATCAACTGTTTGTGGTAATGGCCCTGCTGATATTTTCCAGATTCCCGGTGCTTTGGGAACTCTCGGATTTATCAGTCAGATGTCGGAATGTTTTTGCGATCGCTGCAACCGAATGCGCCTGTCTGCCGACGGTTGGTTACGCCCTTGTCTGCTGAATGAGTCGAATCAGATTAACCTCAAAACCGCCCTTCGCAGCGGAGTTGAGCCCGTTGACCTCAGGGCGCAGGTCAGGCATTTGCTCATGATTAAACCAGAGACTAACTTCAAACAACGAGACTCTGGAACGACGGGTACTTACACGCGCACCATGTCGCAAATTGGAGGATAGTCATCGGGTTGCAGGTTGAAGGTTTGCAGGTTGAAGGTGATTCGGGATGAAATTTCGACATTCCATCCTTTCAACGTTCAACACAAAAAAACCTTCAACATTCAACCTTTCAACCTTCAACCCATTAGGCTTTCCGTGAGTAGAACTCAACCACCAGCAGTTCGTTAATTTGCAGGGCCACCCACTCCCGATCAATGACACCATTGACCTTACCTGTGAGATTGTTCTTGTCAAACTCTAAATGGCTGGGCAGGTTGGCAAGTCCCGGATATTCTAAGTTTTGTTGGGCTAAGCGCTTAGAGCGTTCAGTATTTTTGATCCCAATCACATCTCCTGGACGGCACTGATAGCTGGCAATATTAACCATCCGACCATTGACCGTCACATGACCATGATTCACAAGCTGACGAGCAGCGGGAATTGTGCCAGCCATGCCCATGCGGAAGACCGTGTTATCTAGCCGCATTTCCAACATTTGCAGCAAAGATTGACCCGTTGAACCCGTTGCCCGACGCGCTTTACGCACGTAACGCAACAACTGCTTTTCGGAAATGCCGTAGTTAAAGCGGAGTTTCTGCTTTTCTTCCAGTCGAATCGCATATTCGGAGCGCTTTCTGCGAGCTTGACCATGCTGACCCGGTGGGTAGGCGCGGCGGGGCGTTTTGCGAGTCAAACCCGGTAGATCGCCTAGACGGCGCACGACCCGCAGACGCGGGCCTCGATATCGCGACATATGATTCCCTCTTTTGTGTCCTGACTAAGTATACCCAAAACTATAATTATACACTTTTCATCGGGGTATCTCATCTTATTATGACCTGTTTGTTGCCATCCTCACATCTTGTGAGAGCCAGATGTAGCGGTTCACAGGCCAAAAGGTATTATATGCCAGCACCATCGAGAAAGTCTTCAATGAAGCGATCAGCATCTTTTAATAAATGAGGGGAATATTCCCGTCTTGGCGGCGCTGAATAGGAAGTCGATTGAGTCTTCAAACTCTCAATTTGCATCTCTAAAGATTTAATCCGGTCAAATAAGACTCGAATCACCTGCGCTTCTACATCGGGTAGATGTTCAGGGTTGAAAAAATTCGCGGCGTCCCTGGATGGATGGGCAATGCGACCAGGAATTCCTACAACCGTGCGATTCGAGGGCACCTCTCGCAAGACCACTGACCCTGCACCAATCCGAACATTATCACCAATTTGGATATTGCCCAACACTTTGGCACCTGCTCCCACGATGACATTTCTGCCTAAAGTCGGGTGGCGCTTGCCCGTTTCTTTACCCGTACCCCCCAGCGTCACGCCTTGGTAAATCACGGTTCCATCCCCCACAATCGCCGTTTCACCAATCACGACCCCCATACCATGGTCGATAAACACACCATTGCCAATTTTGGCTCCGGGGTGAATCTCAATTCCTGTGAAGAAGCGATTGAGATGAGAAATGAAGCGAGGCACAAAAGGAATATTAATGTTGTATAGCCAGTGTGCCACTCGGTGCAATAACAGTGCTTGTACTCCGGGATAACAAAACAAAACTTCCAGCCAGTTGCGTGCCGCTGGGTCACGCTCATAAATCGTTCGCAATTCAGTGAGCAGCATACTCCGTTCAGGTAAAGGTGATTGTTGCAGGTGAATTAAAAAGAAAAAGTTACTTCTGTTAAAGTTGTGGCTCTGTCCTTGTGCTGTTTTTCAGTGCTTCCCAAGAGGGTGCGAAGGGTGGAACGACGAGAGAACAGGCTGACCAAATGCCTCGTACTCTGCCACAAAAAAGCTGACAGTATCCACCCCGCCGTCCTTCTATTCGGTAATATCGGCAGTGCCGACAGGCTAGTTGGCCCAAATCTGCCTTGCTCATGGGAATTTCCTGGATTTAAACTACGGTAACTCAATCGGAATACCGTATTAATACCCGAAAATTATCACGTCTTATCTAAAAAAGCAAGATAAGAGGATGCACCGACCTCATGATGAATCTTCGTGTATGAGATCGACCCTCGCCCCAGGTGTTGCTCAACAAGCTCTATAATTAGTGTTCATTTTGTAAAAGCTTCAGCTTACCCACTAGATGTAGTGTATTTAGGCTTAAGCCTCAATGACCAACACGATCGCCAACACTGTGAATTATCTCCAAGAGTGGGACGCCGCTGGTGTCGATGACCAGCTAACCCGCCTTAACGTTATACCTTTAAACGGCTCTTGCCCATCAGACTATTTACTTTACGCCGACGCACTCCAAAGACGGAATGATGGTCGAGTGAGCCATCACATCCTCAAGCGTTATGAACACACAGAACAGGGGGGTTGGTGGTGTTCCGGGATTGACCTACTCACGGGAGAAGATGACCTGTGGGGCTGTTTCAAACCCAGTGTTCCTCGTCGTAGTGGGAATGCTGGAAAGTTAATTAAGTATGAACATCCTCCCCTAGCACCCACAGGACTGTTTGCTCTGCGCGTTCCGCTTCACCTATGGCAGCGCATTGCCGATCGCTACAAAATCCCCGTGCTACCCGCAGCAATTGACGCCAAGCAACCGGATTTTGGCTTCTGGCAGTGGCTGATCGAACACCCGGAAATTCCCTTGTGCATTACCGAAGGAGCCAAAAAGGCTGGGTCATTACTCACAGGAGGTTATGCAGCGATCGCATTACCGGGAGTATTCGGTGGCTATCGCGTGCCACGAGACGAACAGGGAAATCGCATCGGCAAGTCTCGCCTCATCCCCCAGTTACTCAAACTGGCAACCCAAGGGAGAACCATTTATATTGCCTTCGACCAAGACTCAAAACCCACCACTATCAAGGCCGTCAACGCCGCCGTCCGACAACTGGGCTATTTATTAACACAAAAATGCTGTTCCGTCAAGATTATCACTTGGAACCCAGAACAAGGGAAAGGAATCGATGACCTCATTGCGGAAAACGGTCAGGCGGCATTAGACGAAGCTTACCAGAGGGCAGTACCGCTCGATACTTGGAAAGCGCAGTCTTTGTCTCGCCTAACTTATCTAGCCGATATACAGGTGAACCAACGCTATCTGGGAGAACTTTCCCTACCCAGAGACGCCAAACTCATTGGCATCAAATCTCCCAAAGGCACGGGTAAAACCCAGTTTTTAGAAGGTATCGTCAAAGAAGCCTTAAAGCGCAAGCAGTGGGTTTTGGTGATTGGTCATCGAGTGCGACTGGTGGAGTCTCTATGCCAACGTTTCGGACTCAACTATATTACTGAGGTGCGTAGCTCAGACTCCAGTACAGCATTAGGGTACGGTCTTTGCATTGACTCCCTGCATCCCACCTCTCAAGCTCAATTCGAGGCTCTCAACTGGTCGGATGGGGTGGTCATTATTGATGAAGTCGAGCAAGTTTTGTGGCATGGGTTGGACTCTAGTACCTGTAGTAACAATCGGGTATCCATTCTCAAATCGCTGAAAACCTTGATGCAGAATGTATTGGGGGGCGAAGGACAGGTTTTTGTCGCAGATGCTGACTTGAGTGACATCTCGATGGATTACCTGATTTCTCTATCGGGCGTTCCTGTCAAACCCTTGATTGTTCAGAATGATTGGAAACCCGGAGCGAGTGAATCCTGGCAGGTTCATCACTACACAGAAAATAAGCCAGAACGATTGGTGCAAGACTTGGAACGGCACATTCAAGACGGGGGAAAACCCTTTGTCTGTCTCTCGGCTCAGAAACGGGGGAGCCAATGGGGGACTTGCACCTTGGAAGCTTACCTGCAACAGCGATTCCCCACAGCCAAGATACTGCGTATTGATGCCGAATCCCTAGCCGAGCCATCTCATCCGGCTTATGGATGCATGAGCAACCTGAATCAGGTTTTGCCGAACTATGACATTGTCTTAGCGAGTCCGGCGATTGAAACGGGAGTGAGTATCGATGTGCGAGGGCATTTCACCTCGGTTTGGGGTATCGCTCAAGGAATTCAAAGCGAGAACTCAGTGCGGCAGGCGCTGGGGCGAGTGCGTGAAAATTTGCCTCGGTTTCTTTGGGTGGCGGCTTATGGTTTTAATCGGGTTGGCAATGGCTCGACTTCAATTCCTGGGTTGCTCACATCGGGGCAAAGTCTGACGCAGCTCAATATAAAGTTATTACAGCAATCGGACTTTGATGCCTTGGATGATTTGGAGATGGGGTTTCAGGCCGAATCTCTGTTGTGTTGGGCCAAGATGGCTGTTCGGCATAACGCCTCGATGCAAAAGTATCGAGAATCCGTGCTGGCAGCACTGCTAGCGGAAGGTCATCACATCGTTGAAGATTCCTTGAGGGATGGTGGCTTAGGAAAGGTAGGGACTGAGCGGTTAGCAAAAAATCCAACATCCAACATCCAGCATTCAAAATCGGATGGGGAAGAAGGTGAAACGGAGACGAATTCGCTCACAATGGCGATCGCAGCGGTGAGAGAGCAAAACTATCAGGCCGAGTGTGAAGCGATCGCCTACGCCCCAGATCTCAGTGCGCGCCAGTATCAAGCGCTGCAAAAACAGTTGGTCAAGACTCCATTCCAGCGACGGGCACTTCGCAAGCATGAGTTAAAGTTGCGCTATGGTATCCCGGTTACGCCTCCATTGGTCGCCAAGGATGACGAAGGCTGGTACTCCAAGCTGTTACTTCATTACTTTCTCACCTTGGGACGAGACTATTTGGCTCAACGGGATGCCGCTTTTGCACGTCGCCTAATTGAGTTGGGGGGCGGTAGCATCTTCCTGCCGGACTTCAACCGTTCCCAATTGGGAGCCACGATTGGAACCATGGAACTCTTAGGTGTTCCGGTGTTGCTGGAGGATCAGGGGCGAGAGTTAAGAAATACGGATGAAGACTTGAAGGCAATGGCGAAATTGGCACTTTCTAACCGTGCTGCGATCAAGACGACTTTGGGAATTGGACTGGCACAAAATGCAACTCCGATCATCATTATTAGACGCCTTTTGGATAAAATCGGCTATGGCATCCGGTGTATCGGTCGTGAGAGCAAGCGGTTAAATCGGGTACGAGTTTATCAAGTCGTTCATCCTGAAGATGGTCGCTTTGAGGTATTTCAACAATGGTTAGCGTTTGGCTCTCAGCTCTTAGATATTTCTGATCAGCGGCTTTATCCGAATGCAAAATTTGTCGATAATACAGCAGGGTCTGCGGATTTAGGTGAACAAGTTGAGTATGTTCAGCTCTGTCTCAATCTTTGATTGCAGCTTTTTTTCATCAATCAAGTGATAGGAATCTGTTGGCATCTCAATAGTATGTTTTTTAACGCAGAGAGGGCAAAGGGTTACGCCGAGGGGCGCAGAGTTTTTGCACCCTAATCTGAGTTAATTCCGATGCCAATGGAAATAATATGAGTTGAATTTGCTCATAAAAAATCCGGTTGCATCAGAGCAACCGGACTCCAAGGTGAGATTATTTCTACTGCCTAGAAGAACGAGTTACAGCAAATTACTTTCAGTAAATTAGGCAACGGATTGCTCTAGATTTACTTTGACAACTTTATTCTTCTCTTGTTCTGTTTTGGGGAGTGTCAGATTCAGAATGCCGTCTTTGTATTCTGCTGTGACGTTAGTATTTTGAATCCGAGTCGGTAAGGGAATCACACGCTGGAATTTGCCGTAGTGGAATTCGCTGCGGGTTTTCCCACTTTCTTCAGTTTTTGTTTCCGACTTACGCTCACCGCTGATAGAAACGCTATTCTCTGTAACTTGTACATCCAGGTCTTTTGCTTCTAGCCCTGGAACTTCTAGCTTCAGATGGATCGCATCTTCTGTTTCTTTCATCTCAGCCGGAGGAACTCTTAACAAGCCTCTTTCCCAACTGGTAGCGGGGGTTAGAGTTTCATCGAATAAGCGATCGATTTGGCTTTGCAGAGTGTTGAGTTCTCTCCAGGGATTCCAACGAACTAATGCCATAACTGTTACCTCGATTCAACGATTCAGATTTGTTTTTCTTGCCTTTGAATTTCATATTATTGATAAAGCACAGCACAGGAATTCGGTTTTAACGACTAATTTAATCATGATTCCCGACCCTAATTTAAATTCCCTAGTAGTACGGAAAACTGAAATAGTTTCGGTTCGGTAAACCCGATAAAATAGGGGGTAGCACAATAGCTAAAGGAACCGAACATGACAGATGAGTCCTACATTTTTCTGGCTGGTGCCAGTCGGGGCGTTGGTCGAGAAATTGCCAAATACCTGACCCAACAAGGTAAGAAAGTCAAAGCGTTGCTGCGATCGCCCGATTCTCGCTCGGAGCTAGAAGCGATGGGAATTAAAGTGGTAATGGGAGATGCCCTAGATGCAGCAGCGATGGAACAGGCAATGCTGGGAGATGAACCCATCTCTGCTGTGATCAGTACGATTGGGGGCTTACCCAAAGATGGTACACGAGCTGACTATCTAGGGAACAAAAATCTCATTGATGCGGCGGTGAAGGCGGGAGTGCAAAAGTTCATCCTGGTTTCTTCCATTGGGAGTGGGGAAAGTGTTGTTGCCATACCGCCACAAGCGCTAGAAACGTTGAAACCTGTTTTGATCGAAAAAGAGCAGGCAGAGAAACACTTAATCGCCAGTGGACTCATTTACACTGTGATTCGACCGGGTGGGTTAAAGTCCGAACCCGCAACCGGAAATGGTGTGCTAACGGAAGACTACAAAGTAGCTGGAACCATTCACCGGGCGGATGTCGCGCAGTTGGTGTGCCAATGTTTGGATGCTGATAGCGCCAATCATAAAATTCTTTCAGCGGTTGATCGGACACAGATGTATGGCAATCCGGAGTTTGAAGTACTAACGCTCAATTAAAAAGTATTCGGAGGTAGGGTGTGTTAGGCGACTCATCAGCCCCAACAGAGAATACTTTCATTTCAATCACTGGCTAGGTTTCATTTAGGGGTTTACCTCCCTAAGTGAAACCCACCCCTATTTTTGGTGAGGAATTTTTCTCCCACCAAAAATAAAAATCAGCCACTGTTCACATCTGACGGCTGTTGAGACGGTGGTAATTTCGAGTGAACCTTCTGATCATCCCTTCTTAACCCAATCAATGGCTTTCAACTCTAAAGACATTATTAAGCTATTATTTTGTTAGGACACAAAAATGGGGTTATCTATGATAAACATACTTGTGATCATACTCACTGGTTTGTGCCTTGCTGCTCTATTTAATGCGCTTTTGTTCAACAACTATACCTAATCCTGACAGGGGACTTTTAGTCGTTAACCGAAACTAGAGATAGGGTCAGCCAAACATTAAAGGGCAGACGTTGACTTGAAGGGTTTGATCCAGTGGCGCTGGAGTGCCCAATCCAGAATAAGACGGGCAAAACCAAAACAGAAAAGACTCTCCACTCCTAGGACACCCAATAAGGCGATCGCGTCAGTCAAATTTGGCTGCCCCTCTACAGGTGCTAATGCCCGCACTAAACCAAAGGCTAAGACAGCCCCATCCTTGAGGTGAGGATTTTCATCCTCTCGGATTACATAACGGTAGGTGATGCCAAACAGGAAGCCACTGAACCAGGCCACAGCAATTTTGACGACCAGATCGAGAGTGGTAGTCACAGGGAAGGAGGCAAGTGTCTCAAATGTCCGGGCTAACACCCAACGATTGCCCACCACGGTGAGGCTGTAAGCCAGTGTAAATGACAAAGCGGCGAGTGTACCGGCTTTCAGGGATTCGATGCGCTCAATCATTAGGTTAGAAGAGTTGTTCACAATTTTTA is drawn from Microcoleus sp. AS-A8 and contains these coding sequences:
- a CDS encoding SDR family oxidoreductase; translated protein: MTDESYIFLAGASRGVGREIAKYLTQQGKKVKALLRSPDSRSELEAMGIKVVMGDALDAAAMEQAMLGDEPISAVISTIGGLPKDGTRADYLGNKNLIDAAVKAGVQKFILVSSIGSGESVVAIPPQALETLKPVLIEKEQAEKHLIASGLIYTVIRPGGLKSEPATGNGVLTEDYKVAGTIHRADVAQLVCQCLDADSANHKILSAVDRTQMYGNPEFEVLTLN
- the cysE gene encoding serine O-acetyltransferase; translated protein: MLLTELRTIYERDPAARNWLEVLFCYPGVQALLLHRVAHWLYNINIPFVPRFISHLNRFFTGIEIHPGAKIGNGVFIDHGMGVVIGETAIVGDGTVIYQGVTLGGTGKETGKRHPTLGRNVIVGAGAKVLGNIQIGDNVRIGAGSVVLREVPSNRTVVGIPGRIAHPSRDAANFFNPEHLPDVEAQVIRVLFDRIKSLEMQIESLKTQSTSYSAPPRREYSPHLLKDADRFIEDFLDGAGI
- a CDS encoding Hsp20/alpha crystallin family protein yields the protein MALVRWNPWRELNTLQSQIDRLFDETLTPATSWERGLLRVPPAEMKETEDAIHLKLEVPGLEAKDLDVQVTENSVSISGERKSETKTEESGKTRSEFHYGKFQRVIPLPTRIQNTNVTAEYKDGILNLTLPKTEQEKNKVVKVNLEQSVA
- a CDS encoding DUF3854 domain-containing protein, whose amino-acid sequence is MTNTIANTVNYLQEWDAAGVDDQLTRLNVIPLNGSCPSDYLLYADALQRRNDGRVSHHILKRYEHTEQGGWWCSGIDLLTGEDDLWGCFKPSVPRRSGNAGKLIKYEHPPLAPTGLFALRVPLHLWQRIADRYKIPVLPAAIDAKQPDFGFWQWLIEHPEIPLCITEGAKKAGSLLTGGYAAIALPGVFGGYRVPRDEQGNRIGKSRLIPQLLKLATQGRTIYIAFDQDSKPTTIKAVNAAVRQLGYLLTQKCCSVKIITWNPEQGKGIDDLIAENGQAALDEAYQRAVPLDTWKAQSLSRLTYLADIQVNQRYLGELSLPRDAKLIGIKSPKGTGKTQFLEGIVKEALKRKQWVLVIGHRVRLVESLCQRFGLNYITEVRSSDSSTALGYGLCIDSLHPTSQAQFEALNWSDGVVIIDEVEQVLWHGLDSSTCSNNRVSILKSLKTLMQNVLGGEGQVFVADADLSDISMDYLISLSGVPVKPLIVQNDWKPGASESWQVHHYTENKPERLVQDLERHIQDGGKPFVCLSAQKRGSQWGTCTLEAYLQQRFPTAKILRIDAESLAEPSHPAYGCMSNLNQVLPNYDIVLASPAIETGVSIDVRGHFTSVWGIAQGIQSENSVRQALGRVRENLPRFLWVAAYGFNRVGNGSTSIPGLLTSGQSLTQLNIKLLQQSDFDALDDLEMGFQAESLLCWAKMAVRHNASMQKYRESVLAALLAEGHHIVEDSLRDGGLGKVGTERLAKNPTSNIQHSKSDGEEGETETNSLTMAIAAVREQNYQAECEAIAYAPDLSARQYQALQKQLVKTPFQRRALRKHELKLRYGIPVTPPLVAKDDEGWYSKLLLHYFLTLGRDYLAQRDAAFARRLIELGGGSIFLPDFNRSQLGATIGTMELLGVPVLLEDQGRELRNTDEDLKAMAKLALSNRAAIKTTLGIGLAQNATPIIIIRRLLDKIGYGIRCIGRESKRLNRVRVYQVVHPEDGRFEVFQQWLAFGSQLLDISDQRLYPNAKFVDNTAGSADLGEQVEYVQLCLNL
- the rpsD gene encoding 30S ribosomal protein S4, coding for MSRYRGPRLRVVRRLGDLPGLTRKTPRRAYPPGQHGQARRKRSEYAIRLEEKQKLRFNYGISEKQLLRYVRKARRATGSTGQSLLQMLEMRLDNTVFRMGMAGTIPAARQLVNHGHVTVNGRMVNIASYQCRPGDVIGIKNTERSKRLAQQNLEYPGLANLPSHLEFDKNNLTGKVNGVIDREWVALQINELLVVEFYSRKA